A window of Myxococcales bacterium genomic DNA:
TCGCGCACCGTGAGCTCGTAGAGCGACGCCCGGGTGCCGTAGTAGGCGAACCGCTCGGCGCCCATGGCCACCACGGCGAGCGCCAAGGCGCCGAACGCGGCGACGGCGAGCGCTGGCACGCCGGCGCCGCTCGGACCACGCGAGAAGGCGCCGTTGGGGTCGTGGGGGGGCGGCGGCGCGGGATAGCCCGGCGGCGGCGTGTACTGCATGGATCCGTCGTACCCGGACTCGGCCCGCCCGTCCCGCGCGATGAGATGCGGGATGAGAGCTGGGATGTGAACGACGAAGAGGGACGCGCTCAACGCCGCCCGGCGCACGACGGGTAACCCTTCGGCCGGGTGCCCGACGCGCCGCTCGTCCACCACCGCAGGCGGAGGGAGTCGCCGAGCTCGACGGGGCGCGGACGCCGCGACAGGACGGGGACGGGGTCGACGTCGCGTCCGCGGAGGATCCACTCCGGCAGATCGAGGGTGGAGTCGAGAGAGACGTGCGAAGGATCGTTCTTCATGCGAGGTCCTTCGCAGGCATCGTGCCGCCCACGAGAAACGCGCATGCCTGCGTCTCTCCTCATGAATTCGCGACAACGCGGGTGGCGCTCCGCGTCCTGGTCGTCCACGCCTCGTTCCGTGACGGGTGCGCGGCGCGGCCACGTCGTACACTGCGGCCATGTCCGTCACGACGCGCGCCAAGCGCCCGACCCGCACACGCTCACCGCGCGCGACCCTCGCGCTCACGCTCGCGCTGTGTGCGGTGGGCGTGCTCGGCGAGGGCTGCGGCAAGACCGCGGGGGGCGATCCGCTCACGCCGGGGACCGAGGCAGACGGTGGTGGCGGTGGCGGCGGTGGCGGCGGTGGCGGCGGTGGCGGTGGCGGTGGCGGCGGTGGCGGCGGTGGCGGCGGTGGGGACCCTCCCGCCCGTGGCCGCGTGCAACGCCGGCACCGGAGGCACCGCTGCGGTCGCCGCCCCGACCAAGAGGCTCGCGCTCGGGGACGCGGACGCGGACGACGGCTGGCTCGGATCGCCAGCGGTCGTGGACCTCGACGGAGACGGGAAGCTCGAGGTGGTCGCCGCGCGCGGCGCGCGCGTGGTCGTGTGGGGCGCGGACGGCTCTCCCAAGTGGACCGCGCCCGCGGGCGCCGGGCGGATCTGGGCGAGCCCCGTCGTCGGGAATTTTGCGGGCGACGCCGCGCTCGAGGTCGCGGTCGCGGCGCGCGACAAGGTGTACGTCTTCGACGCGAAGGGCGCGCCCGTGAAGGGCTTCCCCGTCACGTTCGCCGACGAGCTCCGCTCGATCGCCGCGGGCGATCTCGACGGCGACGGGAAGCTCGAGATCGTGGCGGCCGCAGGCAGGAGCCGCCCCTCCGACGTGGTGGCCGCGTGGCACGGCGACGGCGCTCCCGTGGCCGGCTTCCCCCCCAACGCCGCGGGCGCCAGCGGGTGCACGCCGGCCGCCCCCGCGCCCTGCTACCTCGCGGGCGCCTACGATCAGAACCTCGCGCTCGGCGATCTCGACGGCGACGGCAAGCACGACGTCGTCGTCCCGCACGACAACGCATACGCGAGCTTCCACAAGGGCACGGGCGCCGCCTTCGACTCCGCGCCCGACTTCAAGGGCAGCCGCAAGACCCCGGGCGTGCGGTACCTGCACGACCTCGCGGAGGCGCGGCAGGGCTACTCGGAGAAGGAGGCGACG
This region includes:
- a CDS encoding VCBS repeat-containing protein: MVAVAAVAAVAAVAVAVAAVAAVAAVGTLPPVAACNAGTGGTAAVAAPTKRLALGDADADDGWLGSPAVVDLDGDGKLEVVAARGARVVVWGADGSPKWTAPAGAGRIWASPVVGNFAGDAALEVAVAARDKVYVFDAKGAPVKGFPVTFADELRSIAAGDLDGDGKLEIVAAAGRSRPSDVVAAWHGDGAPVAGFPPNAAGASGCTPAAPAPCYLAGAYDQNLALGDLDGDGKHDVVVPHDNAYASFHKGTGAAFDSAPDFKGSRKTPGVRYLHDLAEARQGYSEKEATSLQAHFTNTAPAIADLDGDGKYEIVILGSVQNAAQSNRKQGVGLWVVRADASRPPGWEAPLHVPAYLDGLEDLGGNLIAATNQATVADISPAEKGPELLFAGFDGKIHAVSAARKELWATAFTAEKGVLTGGVVVADLSGDGAPEVVFATYGPAGKGALFVLGPGGAKLHEVKLPGRGSMAVPTIADLDGDGALEILVSLKDADGKAAVLVFAVPGSQTNCMLWPTGRGNLLRNGWAR